The following proteins come from a genomic window of Micromonospora zamorensis:
- a CDS encoding type VII secretion target, translating to MDTLRALSARLDEASATLTAVSHTVTATDPAQAAFGTDAPGRPGEIGRALHRQWTTATDDRAREARAAAGRLSAAAAAVREAADRYAEVDRAARRRLVGEP from the coding sequence ATGGACACACTGCGCGCGCTCTCCGCCCGGCTGGACGAGGCGAGCGCCACGCTCACCGCTGTTTCGCACACCGTCACCGCCACCGACCCGGCCCAGGCCGCGTTCGGCACCGACGCCCCGGGTCGCCCCGGCGAGATCGGTCGCGCGCTGCACCGGCAGTGGACCACCGCCACCGACGACCGGGCCCGCGAGGCCCGCGCCGCCGCCGGTCGACTGTCCGCCGCCGCCGCGGCGGTGCGGGAGGCCGCCGACCGCTATGCCGAAGTCGACCGGGCGGCCCGCCGCCGGCTCGTCGGGGAGCCCTGA
- a CDS encoding YbaB/EbfC family nucleoid-associated protein, whose protein sequence is MPRGEIDEAWIEEAVRRYRRIESLQAEFDQAVSTVEVTVRSPDGLVEVVVTAGGRITDVRFLGPLHTRSPRDVAGSVQAAVTAAADAAEWAREKLHNETFAAYRPLAGA, encoded by the coding sequence ATGCCGCGGGGGGAGATCGACGAAGCCTGGATCGAGGAGGCGGTGCGGCGCTACCGCCGGATCGAGTCGCTCCAGGCCGAGTTCGACCAGGCGGTGTCCACCGTCGAGGTGACCGTCCGGTCGCCGGACGGTCTGGTCGAGGTGGTGGTCACCGCTGGTGGGCGGATCACCGACGTCCGCTTCCTCGGGCCGCTGCACACCCGCAGCCCTCGGGATGTGGCCGGCTCCGTGCAGGCCGCGGTCACCGCGGCGGCCGATGCCGCCGAGTGGGCCCGGGAAAAGCTGCACAACGAGACGTTCGCCGCCTACCGACCGCTCGCGGGAGCCTGA
- the tmk gene encoding dTMP kinase gives MLRIRPFRRLWIVLGAASFGDWLGLLATALFAASQVQGSTAQGAAFGGVTAIRLLPALVLGPVAGVFADRFDRRWTMVICDLLRFVLFASIPLYALSGAPGGLVVGWALIATFLIESLTLLWIPAKEAAVPNLIPRSRLEAANQLTLITTYGLTPIAAAIGLAVLDRGVRGAVGGDLPSWAEPAQLALWINSFSRLATALVVAFGIKEISEAQRGEAERSEQSMFRQFSEGWKYIGETPLVRGLVLGIFGAFAGGGIVVGTAKFFANSLGAGDAAFSLLFGAIFFGLALGIGLGPMVVKEMSRRRWFGMSIVLASAAVMTLAFAIHLSMAIVGAVLVGAGAGMAFLAGTTLLGGEVADEVRGRVFAVVQIGTRLVLILAIGLSSVLVGVGGSRKLTIADLGISVSSTRLLLLAAGAAGIFAGISAFGQMDDKKGVPVLADLWGSIRGRPLMPAEPFVSAGLFVVFEGGEGAGKSTQLTALAERLRGHGREVVVTREPGATGVGRRIRSLVLDTSGDDAPSPRAEALLYAADRAHHVATVVRPALVRGGVVISDRYVDSSLAYQGAGRTLPVDEVSWLSSWATGGLKPDLVVLLDVEPKTGLSRVASRNTGTDRLEAESVAFHERVRYAFLDLAAADPKRYLVLDASRSVEEINRQVVRRVEEMLGKPGGIVHPRPAQGPDTSVQPELSDAELVTMEHKT, from the coding sequence GTGCTGCGCATCCGGCCGTTCCGGCGGCTCTGGATCGTGCTCGGCGCGGCCTCCTTCGGTGACTGGCTCGGCCTGCTGGCCACCGCCCTCTTCGCCGCCTCGCAGGTGCAGGGCAGCACCGCCCAGGGCGCCGCGTTCGGCGGGGTCACCGCGATCCGGCTGCTGCCCGCGCTGGTGCTCGGCCCGGTGGCCGGCGTCTTCGCCGACCGGTTCGACCGGCGCTGGACGATGGTCATCTGTGACCTGCTGCGCTTCGTGCTCTTCGCCTCCATCCCGCTCTACGCCCTCTCCGGCGCCCCGGGCGGCCTGGTGGTCGGCTGGGCGCTGATCGCCACCTTCCTGATCGAGTCGCTCACCCTGCTCTGGATTCCGGCCAAGGAGGCCGCGGTCCCCAACCTGATCCCGCGGTCCCGGCTGGAGGCGGCCAACCAGCTCACCCTGATCACCACGTACGGCCTCACCCCGATCGCCGCCGCCATCGGCCTGGCCGTGCTCGACCGTGGCGTCCGTGGTGCCGTCGGCGGCGACCTGCCCTCCTGGGCCGAGCCGGCCCAGCTCGCGCTCTGGATCAACTCCTTCTCCCGGCTCGCCACCGCACTGGTGGTGGCATTCGGGATCAAGGAGATCAGCGAGGCGCAGCGCGGTGAGGCCGAGCGTTCCGAGCAGAGCATGTTCCGGCAGTTCTCCGAGGGCTGGAAGTACATCGGCGAGACCCCGCTCGTCCGTGGCCTGGTGCTGGGCATCTTCGGCGCGTTCGCCGGTGGCGGCATCGTGGTCGGCACGGCCAAGTTCTTCGCCAACTCGCTGGGCGCCGGCGACGCCGCGTTCTCGCTGCTCTTCGGCGCTATCTTCTTCGGTCTGGCGCTCGGCATCGGGCTCGGCCCGATGGTCGTCAAGGAGATGTCCCGGCGCCGCTGGTTCGGCATGAGCATCGTGCTGGCCAGCGCCGCGGTGATGACCCTCGCCTTCGCCATACACCTGTCCATGGCGATCGTCGGCGCGGTGCTGGTCGGCGCCGGCGCCGGCATGGCCTTCCTGGCCGGCACCACGCTGCTGGGCGGCGAGGTGGCCGACGAGGTGCGCGGCCGGGTCTTCGCGGTGGTGCAGATCGGCACCCGGCTGGTGCTGATCCTGGCCATCGGGCTGAGCAGCGTGCTGGTCGGCGTCGGCGGCTCCCGCAAGCTGACCATCGCCGACCTCGGCATCTCCGTGTCCTCCACCCGACTGCTGCTGCTCGCCGCCGGTGCCGCCGGCATCTTCGCCGGGATCAGCGCCTTCGGCCAGATGGACGACAAGAAGGGCGTGCCGGTCCTCGCCGACCTCTGGGGATCCATCCGGGGCCGTCCGCTGATGCCGGCCGAGCCGTTCGTCTCCGCCGGGCTCTTCGTGGTCTTCGAGGGTGGCGAGGGCGCGGGCAAGTCCACCCAGCTCACCGCGCTCGCCGAGCGGCTGCGCGGCCACGGACGCGAGGTCGTGGTCACCCGCGAGCCGGGTGCGACCGGCGTCGGCCGACGGATCCGGTCTCTCGTGCTGGACACCTCGGGCGACGACGCGCCGTCACCGCGCGCCGAGGCGCTGCTCTACGCCGCCGACCGGGCACACCACGTGGCCACCGTCGTCCGGCCCGCCCTGGTCCGGGGTGGCGTGGTGATCAGCGACCGGTACGTCGACTCGTCCCTGGCGTACCAGGGCGCGGGGCGGACACTCCCGGTCGACGAGGTGTCCTGGCTGTCCTCGTGGGCCACCGGCGGGCTCAAGCCCGACCTGGTGGTGCTGCTCGACGTCGAGCCGAAGACCGGCCTGTCCCGGGTGGCCTCACGCAACACCGGCACCGACCGGCTGGAGGCCGAGTCGGTCGCCTTCCACGAGCGGGTCCGGTACGCGTTCCTGGACCTCGCCGCCGCCGACCCGAAGCGCTACCTGGTGCTCGACGCGTCCCGGTCGGTCGAGGAGATCAACCGGCAGGTGGTCCGCCGTGTCGAGGAGATGCTCGGCAAGCCGGGCGGCATCGTGCACCCCCGGCCGGCGCAGGGCCCGGACACGTCGGTGCAGCCTGAGTTATCCGACGCGGAGCTGGTGACGATGGAGCACAAGACCTGA
- a CDS encoding nucleotidyltransferase domain-containing protein, translated as MDMIDTADMNAGEVQTVLDTLAAAGCNAWISGGWGVDALFGKQTRPHRDLDLAIAAEHEAAALLALGRLGYVIETDWRPVRVEVVAEGRGRVDLHPLKFDEAGHGHQASLDGGNFRWPKECFTTGTIAGRPVNCISVEQQLLFHSGYEPRDIDRADLALLQILATETRRADEIV; from the coding sequence ATGGACATGATCGACACTGCTGACATGAATGCCGGCGAGGTCCAGACGGTTCTGGACACTCTCGCTGCCGCCGGCTGCAACGCATGGATCAGCGGCGGGTGGGGTGTGGACGCGTTGTTCGGAAAGCAGACTCGTCCGCACCGCGACTTGGACCTGGCAATCGCCGCAGAGCACGAAGCAGCGGCCCTGCTGGCTCTCGGCCGGCTGGGCTATGTCATCGAGACTGACTGGCGCCCGGTACGCGTTGAGGTCGTGGCCGAAGGACGAGGCCGAGTAGACCTTCACCCGCTCAAGTTCGACGAGGCCGGCCACGGCCACCAGGCCAGCCTCGATGGCGGTAACTTCCGCTGGCCGAAGGAGTGCTTCACCACGGGAACCATCGCCGGCCGCCCGGTCAACTGCATCTCGGTGGAGCAGCAACTGCTGTTCCACAGCGGGTACGAGCCGCGCGACATCGACCGCGCAGACCTGGCCCTTCTGCAGATACTCGCAACGGAGACCCGGCGAGCAGACGAAATCGTCTGA
- a CDS encoding tyrosine-type recombinase/integrase codes for MLTQPALVRVRPSVYARTDRHSVGAGLRQVRLHDLRHTAASVLLAQGVPARVVMEILGHSQISVTLNIYAHVAPEVAREAAARLEGALWSGE; via the coding sequence CTGCTGACCCAACCCGCCCTCGTCCGAGTCCGTCCGTCCGTCTACGCGCGTACCGATCGTCACTCAGTTGGTGCCGGCCTACGGCAGGTTCGTCTTCACGACCTGCGGCACACGGCGGCCAGCGTCCTTCTCGCCCAGGGCGTACCCGCCCGTGTGGTGATGGAGATCCTCGGTCACTCTCAGATCAGCGTCACTCTCAACATCTACGCACACGTGGCCCCTGAGGTCGCGCGGGAAGCTGCGGCACGGCTGGAAGGGGCGCTGTGGTCCGGTGAGTAG
- a CDS encoding LPXTG cell wall anchor domain-containing protein — protein sequence MRWKTPAGALIALAFLIPAAPAMAQTPSTGLNAACQTVKRDVYQDIRKLTSDLDAADDEQLRLVAYRILDEAQTNKFPVLPGALEKPLAGTPDDLRAYLKADVQKAWLTDLRVSVGRTMVDAGDNVDAAAQKVLDEAAVDAYLAYLNDGVYVARALDCASTPTPTPSASATPSASPSATTTVAPTTTSSASPGAPGGENGEGGGLPVTGANTATVAGIGGALLLLGGAGYLIGRRRRSSFVA from the coding sequence ATGCGATGGAAGACCCCGGCTGGCGCCCTCATAGCGCTGGCCTTTCTGATTCCGGCCGCGCCGGCGATGGCTCAGACCCCATCGACCGGGCTGAACGCAGCCTGCCAAACGGTCAAGCGCGACGTGTACCAGGACATCCGCAAGCTTACCTCCGACCTGGACGCCGCCGATGATGAGCAGTTGCGGCTGGTGGCCTACCGGATCCTCGACGAGGCGCAAACCAACAAGTTTCCCGTCCTGCCTGGCGCCCTGGAGAAGCCGCTGGCGGGCACCCCGGACGATCTCCGCGCCTACCTCAAGGCGGACGTGCAGAAGGCCTGGTTGACGGATCTGCGGGTCTCGGTGGGCCGAACGATGGTGGACGCTGGTGACAACGTGGACGCTGCCGCGCAGAAGGTGCTCGACGAGGCGGCCGTCGACGCCTACCTGGCTTACCTGAACGACGGCGTGTACGTCGCACGTGCGCTTGATTGCGCGTCTACGCCCACACCGACGCCGAGCGCCAGTGCCACGCCGAGCGCCTCCCCCAGCGCCACGACGACCGTCGCACCGACCACCACTTCCTCCGCCAGCCCGGGCGCTCCCGGCGGCGAGAACGGTGAGGGCGGTGGGCTGCCCGTGACCGGTGCCAACACCGCGACCGTGGCCGGCATTGGCGGCGCGCTTCTGCTCCTCGGCGGCGCGGGCTACCTGATCGGACGCCGACGCCGTTCCAGCTTCGTGGCATAA
- a CDS encoding amino acid deaminase/aldolase: MAIESDKLRERLDRATAHLDPPYAVVDLTAFDANSAALADRAAGKPVRLASKSVRSRGLINRALARPGWRGVMAFTLPEAIWLVRAGVSDDVLVAYPSVDRAALAELAADPALAAAITLMIDGTGQLDLIDDVRAPAQRAELRLCLDLDASWRPMRGRVHVGVRRSPVHSARAAAALAATVAGRPGFRLVGLMSYEAQIAGLGDAPPGQTLLAGAIRLAQRGSYRELLARRGAAVAAVREHADLEFVNGGGTGSVAATSADPAVTEVTAGSGLYGPTLFDAYRAWRPTPAAFFACAVVRRPTPELATVLGGGWIASGPAADSRLPRPWLPAGLKLVGSEGAGEVQTPLSGAAAATLQVGDRVWFRHAKAGELCERVNELHLVEGDAVVATVPTYRGEGQAFL, encoded by the coding sequence GTGGCCATCGAAAGCGACAAACTTCGCGAGCGCCTGGATCGGGCGACCGCACACCTCGACCCGCCGTACGCGGTGGTCGATCTCACTGCCTTCGACGCCAACTCGGCCGCCCTGGCCGACCGCGCCGCCGGCAAACCGGTCCGGCTGGCGAGCAAGTCGGTCCGCTCCCGGGGGTTGATCAACCGGGCGCTCGCCCGGCCCGGCTGGCGGGGAGTGATGGCGTTCACCCTGCCCGAGGCGATCTGGCTGGTCCGTGCCGGTGTCAGCGACGACGTGCTGGTCGCGTACCCGAGCGTGGACCGGGCGGCACTCGCCGAGCTGGCCGCCGACCCGGCTCTGGCCGCCGCGATCACCCTGATGATCGACGGCACCGGGCAGCTCGACCTGATCGACGACGTGCGCGCCCCCGCGCAGCGCGCCGAGCTGCGGCTCTGCCTGGATCTGGACGCCTCCTGGCGGCCGATGCGCGGGCGGGTGCACGTCGGCGTCCGCCGCTCACCGGTGCACAGCGCACGGGCGGCCGCCGCGCTCGCCGCCACCGTCGCCGGGCGGCCGGGCTTCCGGCTGGTCGGGCTCATGTCGTACGAGGCGCAGATCGCCGGCCTGGGTGACGCGCCGCCGGGGCAGACGCTGCTGGCGGGCGCGATCAGGCTGGCCCAGCGCGGGTCGTACCGCGAGTTGCTGGCCCGCCGGGGTGCGGCGGTGGCCGCGGTACGCGAGCACGCCGACCTGGAGTTCGTCAACGGCGGCGGCACCGGCAGCGTGGCGGCGACCAGCGCCGATCCCGCGGTCACCGAGGTCACCGCGGGATCGGGCCTGTACGGGCCGACGCTGTTCGACGCGTACCGCGCCTGGCGGCCCACCCCGGCGGCGTTCTTCGCCTGCGCGGTGGTCCGCCGGCCGACGCCCGAGTTGGCGACGGTGCTCGGCGGCGGCTGGATCGCCTCCGGCCCGGCCGCCGACAGCCGGTTGCCCCGACCGTGGCTGCCGGCCGGGCTCAAGCTGGTCGGCAGCGAGGGCGCCGGCGAGGTGCAGACCCCGTTGTCCGGCGCGGCCGCGGCCACCCTCCAGGTCGGCGACCGGGTGTGGTTCCGGCACGCCAAGGCTGGTGAGCTGTGTGAACGGGTCAACGAGCTGCACCTGGTCGAGGGGGACGCGGTGGTGGCGACCGTCCCGACCTACCGGGGTGAGGGGCAGGCGTTCCTCTGA
- a CDS encoding PSP1 domain-containing protein, translating into MGMLCAVSFNRYGRLYYLDPGELRPQVGDKVLVPTDDGPEVAECVWAAQWVTEETDGFPRLVGLAVDDDLRRDEALRRRKAEAKVAAKRLIRSHGLPMKVVAVDHVLGSAEGGGERSTVYFTAPHRVDFRSLVRDLGATLHCRVELRQLSARDSARVQGGIGSCGRDLCCATFLTDFEPVTIRMAKDQDLPLNPLRISGACGRLMCCLKYEHPLYQRFQETAPAVGSRVSTPEGDGRVVGHSVPRDAVTVRLDADGSRSMCSRASVCGSRQAHDQHYTP; encoded by the coding sequence ATGGGCATGCTCTGCGCGGTCAGCTTCAACCGGTACGGGCGCCTCTACTACCTCGACCCGGGCGAGTTGCGCCCACAGGTGGGCGACAAGGTGCTGGTGCCCACCGACGACGGGCCCGAGGTGGCGGAGTGCGTGTGGGCCGCCCAGTGGGTCACCGAGGAGACCGACGGCTTCCCCCGCCTGGTGGGCCTGGCCGTCGACGACGACCTGCGCCGGGACGAGGCGCTGCGTCGCCGCAAGGCCGAGGCCAAGGTCGCCGCGAAACGGCTGATCCGCTCGCACGGCCTGCCGATGAAGGTGGTGGCCGTCGACCACGTGCTCGGCTCCGCCGAGGGTGGCGGCGAGCGCAGCACCGTCTACTTCACCGCGCCGCACCGGGTGGACTTCCGCTCCCTGGTCCGTGACCTCGGCGCCACCCTGCACTGTCGGGTCGAGCTGCGTCAGCTCTCCGCCCGCGACTCGGCGCGGGTGCAGGGCGGCATCGGCTCCTGCGGTCGGGACCTGTGCTGCGCCACGTTCCTCACCGACTTCGAGCCGGTGACCATCCGGATGGCGAAGGACCAGGACCTGCCGCTGAACCCGCTGCGCATCTCCGGCGCGTGCGGCCGGTTGATGTGCTGCCTGAAGTACGAACATCCGCTCTACCAGCGCTTCCAGGAGACCGCCCCGGCGGTCGGCAGCCGGGTCTCCACACCCGAGGGCGACGGCCGGGTGGTCGGCCACAGCGTTCCGCGCGACGCGGTGACGGTCCGGCTGGACGCCGACGGCTCCCGCTCCATGTGCTCCCGCGCCTCCGTCTGCGGCTCTCGCCAGGCCCACGACCAGCACTACACCCCCTGA
- a CDS encoding DNA polymerase III subunit delta': MPDVFADLVGQDEAVTELRRAAAAAAAVLRAGAVDRAPALVAAGPASAAEPASAPAGVDPSTGMTHAWIFTGPPGSGRSVAARAFAAALQCAHGTGCGECPGCRTTTGGTHADVRLVVPEGLSIGVGEMRALVLRAASTPSGGRWQVVVIEDADRLTEAAGNALLKAIEEPPPRTVFLLCAPSTHPDDISVTIRSRCRVVPLRQPPATAVAEVLVRRDGIAPDVAQWAAAAAQGHVGRARRLARDPEARKRREAVLAVPRRLTGVGAAFDAASALIEAAEAEAEASVTESDTTERAALETALGAGGTGRGASGAIRGAAGQLKELEKRQKSRATRAQRDALDRALVDLAGFYRDALTMALRAPVAPVHTDTAALAGAGAQKWDAEGSLRRLEAVLACRAAIEANVKPRIAVEAMMLALWKG, from the coding sequence ATGCCGGACGTCTTCGCCGACCTGGTTGGTCAGGACGAGGCGGTCACCGAGCTGCGCCGGGCCGCCGCCGCGGCGGCCGCCGTGCTGCGCGCGGGTGCGGTCGACCGGGCACCGGCGCTGGTCGCCGCAGGCCCGGCCAGCGCTGCCGAGCCCGCGAGCGCGCCCGCCGGGGTGGACCCGTCCACCGGGATGACGCACGCCTGGATCTTCACCGGCCCGCCCGGCTCCGGTCGCTCGGTCGCCGCCCGGGCGTTCGCCGCCGCACTCCAGTGCGCGCATGGCACCGGCTGCGGCGAGTGCCCCGGCTGCCGCACCACGACGGGCGGCACGCACGCCGACGTTCGACTGGTGGTGCCGGAGGGGCTCTCCATCGGCGTCGGTGAGATGCGCGCGCTGGTGCTCCGCGCGGCCAGCACCCCGTCCGGCGGGCGCTGGCAGGTGGTGGTCATCGAGGACGCCGACCGGCTCACCGAGGCCGCCGGCAACGCGCTGCTCAAGGCGATCGAGGAGCCTCCGCCGCGTACGGTCTTCCTGCTCTGCGCCCCGTCCACCCACCCGGACGACATCTCGGTGACCATCCGGTCGCGCTGTCGGGTCGTACCCCTGCGGCAGCCGCCGGCCACCGCGGTGGCCGAGGTGCTGGTCCGTCGGGACGGCATCGCGCCCGACGTGGCGCAGTGGGCAGCGGCGGCCGCGCAGGGGCACGTGGGCCGGGCCCGCCGCCTGGCCCGCGACCCGGAGGCCCGCAAGCGGCGCGAGGCGGTGCTCGCGGTGCCGCGCCGGCTGACCGGTGTCGGCGCGGCGTTCGACGCGGCGTCCGCGCTGATCGAGGCAGCCGAGGCGGAGGCCGAGGCCTCGGTCACCGAATCCGACACGACCGAACGGGCGGCGCTGGAGACCGCGCTCGGCGCGGGCGGCACCGGGCGGGGCGCGTCCGGCGCGATCCGGGGTGCCGCCGGCCAGCTCAAGGAGCTGGAGAAGCGGCAGAAGTCGCGGGCAACCCGGGCCCAGCGGGACGCCCTGGACCGGGCGCTGGTCGACCTGGCGGGCTTCTATCGGGACGCGCTCACCATGGCGCTGCGCGCGCCCGTCGCCCCGGTGCACACCGACACCGCCGCGCTGGCCGGCGCTGGCGCTCAGAAGTGGGACGCCGAGGGGTCGCTGCGGCGGTTGGAGGCCGTGCTCGCCTGCCGAGCGGCGATCGAGGCGAACGTCAAACCGCGGATCGCGGTCGAGGCGATGATGCTCGCCCTCTGGAAGGGCTGA
- a CDS encoding metallophosphoesterase family protein, with amino-acid sequence MSDERDDSPHQERPARPPGGERAAHRPRSTDPLELGFTPRKPVPWLAPFLLISTGIRTLLAVLFGAYLDKRELQNAFGDDVFRQVGPDGGLWLDYVADLGDGFNATYSVAYLLAQPELTVDGHRLARAQTLVMGGDQVYPSAAYASYEDRCKGPYQAALPVAPPEKPTLFAVPGNHDWYDGLTAFLRLFVRSRDRNFAGWRTGQSRSYFAVELPAGWWLLGVDDQSGSYLDDPQLAYFDEVARQLGPESKVIIAAPAPTWVKAADNPTAYDSIDYFIRTIIDPTGARVRLLLSGDLHHYARYSGPDRQLITCGGGGAYLYPTHKLPERIEVPPRDTLARRASSAQPYDLVARYPDAARSRRYGWGIFTRLPFRNPGFTTLLGTLHTLLMLAMAGATANWADSTNQRLFSVPLVLMVLVTVLAAILFAKPPSASGKRHARHGILGVSHGVAHVALAAAGTWAWLALPFYDWPWPLPAVAAAVLYGPVIGLVASQLVAAYLLVAGSFGVNVNELFAGQGIEDSKVFLRMRIDPDGTLTIYPIAVDRVSRDWQVNPDQSPTQSWLTPKTRLVPRLPEPPTVLH; translated from the coding sequence GTGAGCGACGAACGCGACGATTCCCCCCACCAGGAGCGTCCTGCCCGCCCCCCGGGTGGCGAACGCGCCGCCCACCGTCCGCGTAGCACCGACCCGCTGGAGCTGGGCTTCACACCGCGCAAACCGGTGCCGTGGCTGGCGCCGTTCCTGCTGATCAGCACCGGCATCCGCACGCTGCTGGCCGTGCTCTTCGGGGCGTACCTGGACAAACGCGAGTTGCAGAACGCGTTCGGCGACGACGTCTTCCGCCAGGTCGGGCCGGACGGCGGGCTGTGGCTGGACTATGTGGCCGACCTGGGCGACGGCTTCAACGCCACGTACTCGGTGGCGTACCTGCTGGCGCAGCCGGAGCTGACGGTGGACGGGCACCGGCTGGCCCGGGCGCAGACCCTGGTGATGGGTGGCGACCAGGTGTACCCGTCGGCGGCCTACGCCTCGTACGAGGACCGGTGCAAGGGCCCGTACCAGGCCGCGCTTCCGGTGGCACCGCCCGAGAAGCCCACGCTCTTCGCGGTGCCGGGCAACCACGACTGGTACGACGGCCTCACCGCTTTCCTGCGGCTGTTCGTCCGCTCCCGGGACCGGAACTTCGCCGGGTGGCGCACCGGGCAGTCACGGTCGTACTTCGCGGTGGAGTTGCCCGCCGGCTGGTGGCTTCTCGGCGTGGACGACCAGTCCGGCTCGTACCTCGACGACCCGCAGTTGGCCTACTTCGACGAGGTCGCCCGGCAGCTCGGCCCGGAGTCGAAGGTGATCATCGCGGCGCCGGCGCCGACCTGGGTCAAGGCGGCCGACAACCCCACGGCGTACGACTCGATCGACTACTTCATCCGGACGATCATCGACCCGACCGGGGCACGGGTGCGGCTGCTGCTCTCCGGCGACCTGCACCACTACGCCCGCTATTCCGGGCCGGACCGGCAACTGATCACGTGCGGCGGCGGCGGGGCGTATCTCTACCCCACGCACAAGCTGCCCGAGCGCATCGAGGTCCCACCGCGGGACACGCTGGCCCGCCGGGCCAGCTCGGCCCAGCCGTACGACCTGGTGGCCCGCTACCCGGACGCGGCCCGTTCCCGGCGCTACGGCTGGGGCATCTTCACCCGGCTGCCGTTCCGCAATCCCGGCTTCACGACTCTGCTCGGGACCCTGCACACCCTCCTCATGCTGGCCATGGCGGGTGCCACCGCGAACTGGGCAGACAGCACCAATCAGCGGCTGTTCAGCGTTCCGCTGGTGTTGATGGTGCTCGTGACGGTGCTGGCGGCGATTCTGTTCGCCAAGCCGCCCAGCGCGAGCGGCAAACGCCACGCACGGCACGGCATCCTCGGTGTCAGTCACGGCGTGGCGCATGTGGCCCTGGCGGCGGCCGGCACCTGGGCGTGGTTGGCGCTGCCGTTCTACGACTGGCCGTGGCCGCTGCCGGCGGTCGCCGCGGCAGTTCTCTACGGCCCGGTGATCGGCCTGGTGGCCAGTCAGCTGGTGGCGGCGTACCTGTTGGTGGCTGGGTCGTTCGGGGTGAACGTCAACGAACTCTTCGCTGGGCAGGGCATCGAGGACTCCAAGGTGTTCCTGCGGATGCGCATCGACCCGGACGGCACGCTGACGATCTATCCGATCGCTGTGGACCGGGTCTCCCGTGACTGGCAGGTGAACCCCGACCAGTCCCCCACCCAGAGCTGGCTGACCCCGAAAACCCGCCTGGTCCCCCGCCTACCGGAACCCCCCACAGTCCTGCACTAA